In one Umezawaea sp. Da 62-37 genomic region, the following are encoded:
- a CDS encoding tetratricopeptide repeat protein, translating into MNVHDFHIDPETLHETPDHPAELATWLDEQRPDDHHSWSAVGLAARLLRRLDQAEDAANRALALRPTTAARLRRAHVLQWQGRFPEANAEFEACLADAGDLLDYAHQHAGKCHYDQGRWDLALEHFHKALRLRTTPDLVASTELAIDAADACLTAATTATELHRLVPAVHRASGPRVVARITDRPPHLGLLADLASLLVTGPVPRETARNLHRYTADIDTHHTQLAEAGWLTSTPDEVTATPRCLPVLHLVNEVHAEVATTFWPTPIPIPIQVDHPMAKATTGPSPAAHLFDQLRALRHHRADAHAHAWSAEGLTAQEMQDLPADTPTRIRIEATTNRLASRPYRPLTRESRTNLITALRTLADKSTEPT; encoded by the coding sequence GTGAACGTCCACGACTTCCACATCGACCCCGAAACCCTCCACGAGACCCCCGACCACCCCGCCGAACTGGCCACCTGGCTCGACGAGCAGCGGCCCGACGACCACCACTCGTGGAGCGCGGTCGGCCTCGCCGCACGCCTGCTGCGCAGGCTCGACCAGGCCGAGGACGCCGCTAACCGGGCACTCGCCCTCCGCCCGACCACCGCCGCACGCCTGCGCCGCGCCCACGTGCTCCAGTGGCAGGGCAGGTTCCCCGAAGCGAACGCCGAGTTCGAAGCCTGCTTGGCCGACGCGGGCGACCTCCTCGACTACGCCCACCAGCACGCGGGCAAGTGCCACTACGACCAGGGCAGGTGGGACTTGGCCCTGGAGCACTTCCACAAGGCGCTCCGCCTCCGCACCACCCCCGACCTCGTGGCCTCGACCGAACTGGCCATCGACGCCGCCGACGCCTGCCTGACAGCGGCCACCACCGCCACCGAACTCCACCGCCTCGTCCCAGCCGTCCACCGCGCCTCCGGCCCACGGGTCGTCGCCCGCATCACCGACCGCCCACCCCACCTGGGCCTGCTGGCCGACCTCGCAAGCCTGCTGGTGACCGGCCCCGTCCCACGGGAAACCGCGCGCAATCTCCACCGCTACACCGCCGACATCGACACCCACCACACCCAACTGGCGGAAGCAGGCTGGCTCACCTCCACCCCCGACGAGGTCACCGCCACCCCCCGCTGCCTCCCCGTCCTGCACCTGGTCAACGAGGTCCACGCCGAAGTCGCCACCACCTTCTGGCCAACCCCGATCCCCATCCCGATCCAGGTCGACCACCCCATGGCCAAGGCCACAACCGGCCCCTCACCAGCCGCCCACCTCTTCGACCAACTGCGCGCCCTGCGCCACCACCGCGCAGACGCCCACGCCCACGCCTGGTCCGCAGAAGGCCTGACCGCTCAAGAGATGCAGGACTTACCGGCGGACACCCCGACCCGCATCCGCATCGAAGCCACCACCAACCGCCTCGCCTCCAGGCCCTACCGCCCCCTCACCAGGGAATCCCGCACAAACTTGATCACCGCCCTGCGAACCCTCGCCGACAAATCAACGGAACCCACCTGA
- a CDS encoding Gfo/Idh/MocA family oxidoreductase — translation MVGVEEQLRVGLVGAGPWATAVHAPGIADHPGTRLTSVWARRPEAAAEIAHAHGAEVASTPDELLSSVDAVAFAVPPEVQSVIAVKAAQQGKHVILEKPIAATVDEAELLVAAVEQAGVASLVLLTRRYAPETKELLTQLRRTGGWAGGDAQWLNGALLDGPYSHSPWRHERGALHDLGPHVFDLLDIALGTITDVVSATVSDTGLWRLVFAHDGGATSSAAMSMSMPLQPPVAELTVYGEHGYRRLSRGSTSARDCYTLLLDDFVAMIHSRTTEHPLDVRRGLHLQRVIELAASKAGR, via the coding sequence ATGGTCGGCGTGGAAGAACAGCTGCGCGTAGGACTGGTCGGGGCGGGCCCGTGGGCGACCGCGGTGCACGCGCCCGGCATCGCCGACCACCCCGGTACCCGGCTCACCTCGGTGTGGGCCCGCAGGCCGGAGGCGGCCGCGGAGATCGCGCACGCGCACGGCGCGGAGGTGGCGTCCACACCGGACGAACTGCTGTCCTCTGTGGACGCCGTGGCGTTCGCCGTGCCCCCGGAGGTGCAGTCCGTGATCGCGGTCAAGGCCGCGCAGCAGGGCAAGCACGTCATCCTGGAGAAGCCGATCGCCGCCACCGTCGACGAGGCCGAACTCCTCGTCGCCGCTGTCGAACAGGCCGGTGTCGCCTCGCTGGTGCTGCTGACCCGCCGGTACGCGCCGGAGACGAAGGAGCTGCTGACCCAGCTGCGCCGCACGGGCGGCTGGGCGGGCGGCGACGCGCAGTGGCTCAACGGCGCACTGCTCGACGGCCCCTACTCCCACTCGCCGTGGCGACATGAGCGCGGCGCCCTGCACGACCTCGGCCCGCACGTGTTCGACCTGCTCGACATCGCGCTGGGCACGATCACCGACGTGGTGTCCGCGACCGTGTCCGACACCGGCCTGTGGCGCCTGGTCTTCGCGCATGACGGCGGCGCGACCAGTTCCGCGGCCATGTCGATGAGCATGCCGCTGCAACCCCCGGTCGCCGAGTTGACGGTCTACGGCGAGCACGGGTACCGCAGGCTCTCCAGGGGCTCCACGTCCGCGCGCGACTGCTACACGCTGCTGCTGGACGACTTCGTCGCCATGATCCATAGCCGCACCACCGAACACCCCCTGGACGTCCGCCGCGGCCTGCACCTCCAGCGGGTCATCGAATTGGCGGCGAGCAAGGCGGGCCGGTGA
- a CDS encoding NUDIX hydrolase produces MVLPEGMVPAEPPAVPVVPKDAATVVLIRDTDAKPEVFLQRRVVGMAFAGGMTVFPGGGVDRRDADTTVAWAGPEPAWWGRCFDCDPALATALVCAAVRETFEESGVLLAGPDATSVVADTRPFADARKALEKREVSLAQFLSEAGLVLRADLLRPWAHWVTPTEEPRRYDTRFFVAVLPKGQRADDVTSEASDASWQTPAEAIDDWKQGRRGLMPPTWTTLADLDEFDSAAAVMAAERTVEKIIPKVVRRGGKLHVILPGDPEYTTAAAHLDARPDDEVGRR; encoded by the coding sequence ATGGTGCTGCCCGAAGGAATGGTGCCCGCCGAACCACCGGCGGTGCCGGTCGTGCCGAAGGACGCCGCGACAGTCGTCCTGATCAGGGACACGGACGCCAAGCCCGAGGTGTTCCTCCAGCGGCGGGTCGTCGGAATGGCCTTCGCGGGCGGCATGACCGTGTTCCCCGGCGGTGGTGTCGACCGCCGGGACGCCGACACCACCGTCGCCTGGGCAGGACCCGAACCGGCCTGGTGGGGCCGCTGCTTCGACTGCGACCCCGCGCTGGCCACGGCGCTGGTCTGCGCGGCCGTGCGGGAGACGTTCGAGGAGTCCGGCGTCCTGCTGGCGGGCCCGGACGCCACCAGCGTCGTCGCGGACACCCGCCCGTTCGCCGATGCCCGGAAGGCGTTGGAGAAGCGCGAGGTCTCACTCGCCCAGTTCCTGTCCGAGGCGGGACTGGTGCTGCGCGCCGACCTGCTGCGGCCGTGGGCGCACTGGGTCACCCCGACCGAGGAGCCGCGCCGCTACGACACCCGGTTCTTCGTCGCGGTCCTGCCCAAGGGGCAGCGTGCCGACGACGTGACCAGCGAGGCGTCCGACGCCTCATGGCAGACGCCCGCCGAAGCGATCGACGACTGGAAGCAGGGCAGGCGCGGCCTCATGCCGCCCACCTGGACGACGTTGGCGGACCTCGACGAGTTCGACAGCGCCGCCGCCGTCATGGCCGCCGAGCGCACCGTCGAGAAGATCATCCCGAAGGTCGTGCGCCGCGGCGGGAAGTTGCATGTCATCCTGCCAGGGGACCCCGAGTACACGACCGCCGCGGCCCACTTGGACGCCCGGCCGGATGACGAGGTGGGACGACGATGA
- a CDS encoding MBL fold metallo-hydrolase: MSRFPSISAHAQHPAYGVLRKVTDTASVMLADNPSIMTLDGTNTWILRAPDSVSCVVVDPGPLDEAHLTRVAACGPVATVLITHGHADHEAGAQRFAQMVNAPIRANDPALCRNGAPLTADTLISAAGLRLEVLATPGHTADSICLLLDHEDTTTVLTGDTILGRGTTVVAHPDGKLADYLTSLRLLADLPPGTQALPGHGPELPDVTHIAKAYLTHREQRLSQVRAAVEQLGGSPTARQVVEVVYADVDHVLWEAAEWSVGAQLEYLRTEG, encoded by the coding sequence ATGAGCCGCTTTCCCTCTATCAGCGCACACGCGCAGCACCCGGCCTACGGCGTGCTGCGCAAGGTCACCGACACCGCTTCGGTGATGCTCGCCGACAACCCGTCGATCATGACCCTCGACGGCACCAACACCTGGATCCTCCGCGCCCCGGACTCCGTCTCCTGCGTGGTCGTCGACCCCGGCCCCCTGGACGAGGCCCACCTCACCAGGGTCGCCGCCTGCGGCCCGGTCGCCACCGTCCTCATCACCCACGGCCACGCCGACCACGAGGCGGGCGCCCAGCGCTTCGCCCAGATGGTCAACGCCCCCATCCGCGCCAACGACCCGGCCCTCTGCCGCAACGGCGCCCCGCTCACCGCAGACACCCTCATTTCCGCCGCGGGCCTACGCCTCGAAGTGCTGGCCACCCCCGGCCACACCGCCGACTCGATCTGCCTGCTCCTGGACCACGAGGACACCACCACCGTCCTCACCGGCGACACCATCCTCGGCCGCGGCACCACCGTCGTCGCCCACCCGGACGGCAAACTAGCCGACTACCTTACCTCACTACGCCTGCTCGCAGACCTCCCACCAGGCACCCAAGCCCTACCCGGCCACGGCCCCGAACTCCCCGACGTCACCCACATCGCCAAGGCCTACCTCACCCACCGCGAACAACGCCTGTCCCAGGTCCGCGCAGCCGTAGAGCAACTGGGCGGCTCCCCAACCGCCCGCCAGGTGGTGGAGGTCGTCTACGCAGACGTCGACCACGTCCTTTGGGAAGCCGCAGAGTGGTCAGTAGGCGCCCAACTGGAATACCTCCGCACCGAAGGCTAA
- the dnaN gene encoding DNA polymerase III subunit beta: protein MDLTATTGDLAAAAAEVARLLPTRVLNPVLAGLVLRAGPAGVELSGSDRERAVRLTRSATVHTEGAVLVPAKPLADTLRTLDDPQVRLVVEGSRLAVRTSNARFALPLLDLASHPGVPALPALAGRVPAGVLASAIVPVAGAASRDDALPVFTGMRIHAVGGRLELIATDRYRMAFATLPWDPMGPLDVLVPAGLLADVVRQPSALEQVALHADDDRLGLSWPGGSVSTALLAAPFPDDRVRKLLEAVIDSTVLVDADALAGAVRRATPYAGPHGSVTIQVDDSEVRVRGSDPQNGESEESVKATVDGNRLTKSFQARYLADALKAFSGRRVELRIQDGLRSTVLTSQAEADGVELTYLVVPLRTVV from the coding sequence ATGGACCTCACCGCCACCACCGGAGACCTCGCCGCCGCCGCGGCCGAAGTCGCCCGACTGCTCCCCACGAGGGTGCTCAACCCGGTCCTCGCGGGCCTGGTCCTGCGGGCCGGACCGGCGGGTGTGGAGCTGTCCGGGAGCGACCGCGAGCGTGCCGTCCGGCTCACCCGTAGCGCGACCGTGCACACCGAAGGCGCCGTCCTGGTGCCCGCCAAACCGTTGGCGGACACCCTCCGAACCCTGGACGACCCGCAGGTCAGGCTGGTCGTCGAGGGATCGCGGCTGGCCGTGCGGACGTCGAACGCCCGGTTCGCGCTGCCGCTGCTGGACCTCGCGTCGCACCCCGGAGTCCCCGCGCTGCCCGCGTTGGCGGGGCGGGTTCCGGCGGGCGTGCTGGCGTCCGCGATCGTGCCGGTGGCGGGAGCGGCGTCCCGCGACGACGCGCTGCCGGTGTTCACCGGGATGCGGATCCACGCGGTCGGCGGGCGGTTGGAATTGATCGCCACGGACAGATACCGGATGGCCTTCGCGACCCTGCCATGGGACCCGATGGGGCCGCTGGACGTGCTGGTGCCCGCCGGGTTGCTGGCCGATGTGGTCCGGCAGCCGTCCGCCCTGGAACAGGTGGCGCTGCACGCGGACGACGACCGGTTGGGGCTGTCCTGGCCGGGCGGCTCGGTGAGCACGGCGCTGCTGGCGGCGCCATTTCCCGATGATCGAGTGCGGAAACTCCTGGAGGCGGTCATCGACAGCACGGTTCTCGTGGACGCGGACGCATTGGCGGGGGCTGTGCGGCGGGCTACGCCGTACGCGGGGCCCCACGGGTCGGTGACGATCCAGGTGGACGACAGCGAGGTGCGGGTTCGGGGGAGCGATCCGCAGAACGGGGAGTCGGAGGAGTCGGTGAAGGCGACCGTGGACGGGAATCGGTTGACGAAGTCGTTCCAGGCTCGGTATCTGGCGGATGCGTTGAAGGCGTTCAGCGGGAGGAGGGTGGAGTTGAGGATCCAGGACGGGTTGAGGTCGACGGTGTTGACGTCGCAGGCGGAGGCGGACGGGGTGGAGTTGACTTACCTGGTGGTGCCGTTGAGGACGGTGGTTTAG
- a CDS encoding Scr1 family TA system antitoxin-like transcriptional regulator, which translates to MSEPVPMPTLRGRVLGGKLRDLREATGMSVEAVATRLGIVGVRVQRLEDGVTPVWMPDLHAYFHALRIERRLRDVLIGEAVRARDLYLECDWGPEAESVLTLLGRTAERVDVLSPHAVPTLHVDDLTRCTVFTSEGAMPSPPPGITVRWIPFAKGAYPGIGHPCTLFHMAEGPSVVYLEHVHAATFIEEPDEVMAARSVFERLDVFLD; encoded by the coding sequence ATGAGCGAACCGGTGCCGATGCCCACCCTGCGAGGCAGGGTGCTGGGTGGCAAGCTCCGCGACCTGCGGGAGGCGACCGGCATGTCGGTCGAAGCCGTGGCGACGCGGCTGGGCATCGTGGGCGTGCGCGTCCAGCGGCTGGAGGACGGCGTCACCCCGGTGTGGATGCCGGACCTGCACGCGTACTTCCACGCCCTGCGCATCGAGCGCAGGCTGCGCGACGTGCTGATCGGCGAGGCCGTGCGGGCACGGGACCTCTACCTGGAGTGCGACTGGGGCCCGGAGGCCGAGTCGGTGCTCACGCTGCTGGGCCGGACCGCCGAGCGGGTGGACGTGCTGAGCCCCCACGCCGTGCCGACCCTGCACGTCGACGACCTGACTCGGTGCACGGTCTTCACCAGCGAGGGCGCGATGCCGAGCCCGCCGCCCGGCATCACCGTCCGGTGGATCCCGTTCGCCAAGGGCGCCTACCCCGGCATCGGGCACCCGTGCACGCTGTTCCACATGGCCGAGGGGCCGTCGGTGGTCTACCTCGAACACGTGCACGCGGCCACGTTCATCGAGGAACCCGACGAGGTCATGGCCGCGCGCAGCGTGTTCGAACGCCTGGACGTCTTCCTGGACTAG
- a CDS encoding MFS transporter, whose translation MSHSARLADYRAALTTPGMRGPVTAAVLARLPIAMVGLSLLLYVQRTTGSFAIAGLVSAGSLVGVAVGAVVQGRLMDRFGPTRPLLAVIGLFAVFVTVSIMAVEARAAVAVLLPLAFGVGFTEPMVGSASRALWSRMVPPGSTRLAGYAYEAISMEVFFILGPGLSGILVAAPWAGTGVVVGAVCMVIGGTWFALNSTVRGVRPAAVTGRKLLGALASPGMRTVALAALGFGVTIGFIEVAVPAAAANAGHVSLGGLLLSAWSISSVVFGVLYAMKPFPRSMHLRLPALLGGFGALSLLLAIPTTLFWLGAAMLLVGTMVTPQATTHSAAIEQVAPRGTATEAFGWIVTAVTVGLAIGQSISGYLVEHIGTQVAFLAAGASGLFVAGLVWLFRSTVAAGVPAEAPAARREEMDLASR comes from the coding sequence ATGTCCCACTCCGCCCGGCTCGCCGACTACCGCGCCGCCCTGACCACTCCCGGAATGCGCGGCCCCGTCACCGCGGCCGTGCTCGCCCGCCTCCCGATCGCCATGGTCGGGCTGTCGCTGCTGCTCTACGTGCAGCGCACGACCGGGTCGTTCGCGATCGCGGGACTGGTGTCGGCGGGGTCGCTGGTCGGTGTCGCGGTGGGCGCGGTCGTGCAGGGCAGGCTGATGGACCGCTTCGGCCCCACCCGTCCGCTGTTGGCCGTGATCGGGCTGTTCGCCGTGTTCGTGACGGTGTCGATCATGGCCGTCGAGGCGCGCGCGGCGGTCGCCGTGCTGCTGCCGCTGGCGTTCGGCGTCGGGTTCACCGAGCCCATGGTCGGCTCGGCGTCGCGGGCGCTGTGGAGCCGGATGGTGCCGCCGGGCTCGACCAGGCTCGCGGGCTACGCCTACGAGGCGATCAGCATGGAGGTCTTCTTCATCCTCGGTCCCGGCCTGTCCGGGATCCTGGTCGCCGCGCCGTGGGCGGGCACCGGTGTGGTCGTCGGCGCGGTCTGCATGGTGATCGGCGGCACGTGGTTCGCCCTCAACTCCACCGTGCGCGGTGTCCGGCCCGCCGCCGTCACCGGCCGCAAGCTGCTCGGCGCGCTGGCCAGCCCCGGCATGCGGACCGTCGCGCTGGCCGCGCTCGGCTTCGGCGTGACGATCGGGTTCATCGAGGTCGCGGTGCCCGCGGCCGCGGCGAACGCCGGTCACGTCAGCCTCGGCGGGCTGCTGCTGAGCGCGTGGTCGATCAGCTCCGTCGTGTTCGGCGTGCTGTACGCGATGAAGCCGTTCCCCAGGTCGATGCACCTGCGGCTGCCCGCGCTGCTCGGCGGGTTCGGCGCGCTGTCGCTGCTGCTGGCCATCCCGACGACGCTGTTCTGGCTGGGTGCGGCGATGCTGCTGGTCGGCACCATGGTGACCCCGCAGGCCACCACGCACTCGGCGGCGATCGAGCAGGTCGCGCCCAGGGGCACGGCCACCGAGGCGTTCGGCTGGATCGTCACCGCGGTGACCGTCGGCCTGGCCATCGGCCAGTCGATCAGCGGCTACCTCGTCGAGCACATCGGCACCCAGGTGGCGTTCCTCGCCGCCGGCGCGTCCGGCCTGTTCGTCGCCGGGCTGGTGTGGCTGTTCCGCAGCACCGTCGCCGCGGGCGTGCCCGCCGAAGCTCCCGCCGCGCGGCGCGAGGAGATGGACCTCGCCTCGCGCTAG
- a CDS encoding Crp/Fnr family transcriptional regulator: MDETLARAGIFQGVEPAAAEALAQTLESVEFPRGHVIFAEGEPGDRLYIIQSGKVKIGRKSPDGRENLLGIFGPSDMFGELSIFDPGPRTSTATTVTEVRAVSMDRPALRTWITNRPEIAEQLLRALARRLRRTNSMLADLIFTDVPGRVAKALLQLAQRFGSQEAGLLRVTHDLTQEEIAQFVGASRETVNKALADFAHRGWLRLEGKSVLILDPERLARRAR, from the coding sequence GTGGACGAGACCCTTGCCCGCGCGGGCATTTTCCAGGGGGTTGAACCGGCTGCAGCGGAGGCACTGGCGCAGACGCTGGAGTCCGTTGAATTCCCGCGTGGCCACGTGATCTTCGCGGAAGGTGAACCGGGCGACCGGCTGTACATCATCCAGTCGGGCAAGGTGAAGATCGGCCGGAAGTCCCCGGACGGTCGCGAGAACCTGCTGGGGATCTTCGGGCCGTCGGACATGTTCGGCGAGCTGTCGATCTTCGACCCCGGCCCGCGCACGTCAACGGCCACCACGGTGACCGAGGTCCGCGCGGTGAGCATGGACAGGCCCGCGCTGCGGACGTGGATCACGAACCGGCCGGAGATCGCGGAGCAGCTGCTCAGGGCACTTGCCCGCAGACTGCGCCGGACGAACTCCATGCTGGCCGACCTGATCTTCACCGACGTGCCCGGTCGAGTCGCGAAGGCACTGCTCCAGCTCGCGCAGCGCTTCGGCAGCCAGGAGGCGGGCCTGCTCAGGGTCACGCACGACCTGACGCAGGAGGAGATCGCCCAGTTCGTCGGAGCTTCGCGGGAGACCGTGAACAAGGCGCTGGCCGACTTCGCCCACCGCGGCTGGCTGCGGCTCGAAGGCAAGAGCGTGCTGATCCTGGACCCCGAGCGACTGGCTCGCCGGGCCCGCTAG
- the nth gene encoding endonuclease III, whose protein sequence is MVRVLAEGYPDAHCELDFDTPLELLVAVVLSAQSTDKGVNKVTPALFKRYPTAEDYASADRAELEELIRPTGFYRSKATSLLGLGAALVERYDGEVPAKLVDLVTLPGVGRKTANVVLGDAFGVPGITVDTHFGRLVRRWGWTTEEDPVKVEHAIGALIERKDWTILNHRVIFHGRRVCHARKPACGACLLAPQCPSYGIGETDPVAAAKLVKGDEAPHLLELAERVRAGEKLG, encoded by the coding sequence ATGGTCCGAGTGCTCGCCGAAGGCTATCCGGACGCCCACTGCGAGCTGGACTTCGACACACCGCTGGAACTGCTGGTCGCCGTCGTCCTGTCCGCGCAGAGCACGGACAAGGGCGTCAACAAGGTCACACCGGCCCTGTTCAAGCGCTACCCGACGGCCGAGGACTACGCGTCCGCCGACCGCGCCGAACTGGAGGAGCTGATCCGACCGACCGGTTTCTACCGGAGCAAGGCGACCTCCCTGCTGGGGCTGGGCGCCGCGCTGGTCGAGCGCTACGACGGCGAGGTGCCCGCCAAGCTGGTCGACCTGGTCACGCTGCCCGGTGTCGGCCGCAAGACCGCGAACGTGGTGCTCGGCGACGCCTTCGGCGTGCCGGGGATCACCGTGGACACCCACTTCGGACGGCTGGTCCGCCGCTGGGGCTGGACGACCGAGGAGGACCCGGTCAAGGTCGAGCACGCGATCGGCGCGCTGATCGAGCGCAAGGACTGGACGATCCTCAACCACCGGGTGATCTTCCACGGCCGCCGCGTCTGCCACGCCCGCAAGCCCGCCTGCGGCGCCTGCCTGCTCGCGCCGCAGTGCCCGTCCTACGGCATCGGCGAGACCGATCCCGTGGCGGCCGCGAAGCTGGTCAAGGGCGACGAGGCCCCGCACCTGCTGGAGCTGGCCGAACGCGTCCGGGCGGGGGAGAAGCTCGGGTGA
- a CDS encoding TlpA disulfide reductase family protein, whose amino-acid sequence MRVATRWALVALVLVVAGVVAIWPRSDDRPPQRVGDSRPGKDLGASRDLAALRPCPRASTPGPQPLRGILATCLGDGASTDAATTVGGGPALINFWATWCQPCQEELKVLDGYSQQPGAVPVVAVQVQSGESDGLELLARLGVHLPSLHDEPDALRRVLKAPQTLPASFVVKADGSVIQVTSPLVFSSPEQVREAVA is encoded by the coding sequence GTGAGGGTGGCGACGAGGTGGGCGCTGGTCGCCCTGGTGCTGGTGGTGGCGGGCGTGGTCGCGATCTGGCCGCGCTCCGACGACCGGCCGCCCCAGCGGGTCGGGGACTCCCGGCCGGGCAAGGACCTCGGCGCGTCCCGCGATCTCGCCGCGCTGCGCCCGTGTCCGCGGGCGAGCACGCCGGGCCCGCAACCCCTTCGGGGGATACTGGCAACCTGCCTCGGGGATGGTGCGTCCACAGACGCCGCCACCACCGTCGGAGGCGGTCCGGCGCTCATCAACTTCTGGGCGACCTGGTGTCAACCGTGCCAGGAGGAGCTCAAGGTGCTCGACGGCTACTCCCAGCAGCCCGGCGCGGTCCCCGTGGTGGCCGTGCAGGTGCAGAGCGGCGAGTCCGACGGGCTGGAGCTGCTGGCCAGGCTCGGCGTCCACCTGCCGTCGCTGCACGACGAGCCGGACGCCCTCCGCCGGGTGCTCAAGGCGCCCCAGACCCTGCCCGCGAGCTTCGTGGTCAAAGCGGATGGTTCAGTGATCCAAGTCACATCGCCCCTCGTCTTCTCCTCCCCCGAACAGGTCCGGGAGGCGGTCGCGTGA
- a CDS encoding CoA pyrophosphatase — protein sequence MATLVDSASKIDASAFSRLTTPATGPTRAAAVLILLGDGPNGPDVLLLRRSATLGSHPDQVAFPGGAADPTDDGPVGTALREAREETGVLPEGVRPVLVLPELHVPVSRFLVTPVLAHWHEPCPVEPVDLAETAAVARVPIAHLADPANRFLVSHPSGYVGPAFSAPGMLVWGFTAGLLNGLIALGGWERPWDGTDVRDLDLALRAT from the coding sequence ATGGCCACCCTCGTGGACTCGGCGTCCAAGATCGACGCCTCGGCGTTCTCGCGGCTGACCACGCCCGCGACCGGGCCGACCCGCGCGGCGGCCGTGCTCATCCTGCTCGGCGACGGCCCCAACGGCCCTGACGTGCTGCTGCTGCGCCGTTCGGCCACCCTCGGCTCGCACCCCGACCAGGTCGCCTTCCCCGGCGGCGCGGCCGACCCGACCGACGACGGACCGGTCGGCACGGCCCTGCGCGAAGCCCGCGAGGAGACCGGCGTGCTGCCCGAAGGGGTGCGCCCCGTCCTGGTGCTCCCGGAGCTGCACGTGCCCGTGTCGAGGTTCCTCGTCACACCGGTGCTGGCACATTGGCATGAACCATGTCCGGTGGAGCCCGTAGACCTTGCTGAGACCGCGGCGGTGGCCAGGGTGCCGATCGCGCACCTCGCGGACCCGGCCAACCGGTTCCTCGTGAGCCACCCCTCGGGCTACGTCGGACCCGCGTTCTCCGCACCTGGCATGTTGGTGTGGGGCTTCACCGCGGGACTGCTCAACGGCCTCATCGCCCTCGGCGGGTGGGAACGGCCGTGGGACGGGACCGACGTCCGGGACCTTGATCTAGCGCTGCGCGCTACGTAG
- a CDS encoding MarP family serine protease has protein sequence MNWVDLLVLALAVFAAVSGARQGMVIALPAFIGVLVGLVLGTQLAPLVVAQFDNVVTKVVFAVGIVILLVALGETLGVYIGRMIKPKINATPLRGIDNMLGALVQGAVVFVVAWMIALPLTSVAGLPSLAKALNQSLLLKTVDGAMPPAARQLSDDLQKLFDVSGFPAAMDPFNRTPLKDVGPPDPELAANPIVQKLRPSVLKVRGRAPSCSRALEGTGFVVAPERVMTNAHVVAGTSEVTVEVGRGQFDATVVLYDAQTDIAILAVPDLEATPLQFHTDEIPQGQDGIVLGYPLDGPYTASEARVRERIPMLRGPDIYDAQTVTRDVYTVRAKVRSGNSGGPLVDPQGRVMGVVFGAAVDDQETGFVLTAQEVQAEVEKAPTLVRKESTQSCAS, from the coding sequence GTGAACTGGGTCGACCTGCTGGTGCTGGCGCTCGCCGTGTTCGCGGCCGTGTCCGGGGCCCGGCAGGGCATGGTCATCGCCCTGCCGGCGTTCATCGGAGTGCTCGTCGGACTGGTGCTCGGCACCCAGCTCGCGCCGCTGGTGGTGGCGCAGTTCGACAACGTGGTGACCAAGGTCGTCTTCGCGGTCGGCATCGTGATCCTGCTGGTCGCGCTGGGCGAGACGCTGGGCGTCTACATCGGCCGGATGATCAAGCCCAAGATCAACGCCACTCCGCTTCGGGGCATCGACAACATGCTCGGCGCGCTCGTCCAGGGTGCCGTGGTGTTCGTCGTGGCCTGGATGATCGCGCTGCCGCTGACCTCGGTCGCGGGCCTGCCGTCGCTGGCCAAGGCGCTCAACCAGTCGCTGCTGCTCAAGACGGTCGACGGCGCCATGCCGCCCGCCGCCCGCCAGCTGTCGGACGACCTGCAGAAGCTGTTCGACGTGTCCGGCTTCCCGGCCGCGATGGACCCGTTCAACCGCACGCCCCTCAAGGACGTCGGCCCGCCCGACCCGGAGCTGGCGGCCAACCCGATCGTGCAGAAGCTGCGACCCAGCGTGCTGAAGGTCCGCGGCCGGGCGCCGTCGTGCTCGCGGGCGCTGGAGGGGACGGGGTTCGTGGTCGCGCCCGAGCGGGTGATGACGAACGCGCACGTCGTCGCGGGGACGAGCGAGGTGACGGTGGAGGTCGGGCGCGGGCAGTTCGACGCCACCGTGGTGCTGTACGACGCGCAGACGGACATCGCGATCCTGGCGGTGCCGGACCTGGAGGCGACGCCGCTGCAGTTCCACACGGACGAGATCCCGCAGGGGCAGGACGGGATCGTGCTCGGGTACCCGCTGGACGGGCCGTACACGGCTTCGGAGGCGCGGGTGCGGGAGAGGATCCCGATGCTGCGGGGGCCGGATATCTACGACGCGCAGACGGTGACGCGGGATGTGTACACGGTGAGGGCGAAGGTGCGGAGTGGAAACTCCGGGGGGCCGTTGGTCGATCCGCAGGGGCGGGTGATGGGCGTGGTGTTCGGGGCGGCGGTGGACGACCAGGAGACCGGGTTCGTGCTGACGGCGCAGGAGGTGCAGGCGGAGGTGGAGAAGGCGCCGACCCTGGTGCGGAAGGAGTCGACGCAGAGTTGTGCTAGTTAG